A single Pedobacter sp. PACM 27299 DNA region contains:
- the gatB gene encoding Asp-tRNA(Asn)/Glu-tRNA(Gln) amidotransferase subunit GatB, with protein MSTNTAVSPSEFELVSGLEIHVQLNTKSKIFSSDSASFGAKPNEHISAVSLALPGALPKLNKEVVAKAVRMGLALNCTINEINYFDRKNYFYADLPKGYQITQDNKPICQNGFLNVTLPNGEEKRIGINRIHLEEDAGKSLHDQDDRFSFVDLNRAGVPLIEIVTEPDIRSAEEASALLLEIRKLVRHLDVSDGNMEEGSLRCDANISIRKFGTSEFGTRCEVKNLNSIRNVRRAMEFEFNRQQEVISEGGKIIQSTLNFDADQGTTAPMRTKEEANDYRYFPDPDLAPIHVSAEWLAQIKFDMPALPAEISKQLVADFGVNASEAAMLSEDRDLLSYFNDALPIVGNKKSLVNWLTGSIRALLSEQEISIADFKLQPVQLAELINLVDDKKVTQQIALQQLLPELVKDPKAEAMAIAASLNLLIVENSDELSGFVDEVLAKFDAQVQAYKKGKKGVLGLFVGEVMKLAKGKADAQKINELLQDKLK; from the coding sequence ATGAGTACGAATACAGCAGTTTCTCCATCAGAATTTGAATTGGTATCTGGTTTAGAAATCCACGTACAGCTAAATACAAAATCAAAAATTTTCTCCTCAGACAGTGCTTCTTTCGGGGCTAAACCCAATGAACATATTTCTGCGGTATCTCTTGCCTTGCCCGGTGCGTTGCCAAAACTCAATAAAGAGGTGGTGGCAAAAGCCGTTAGAATGGGTTTGGCACTAAATTGCACGATTAATGAAATCAATTATTTTGACCGCAAAAATTATTTCTATGCAGATCTGCCGAAAGGATACCAGATTACGCAAGACAATAAGCCGATCTGTCAGAATGGTTTCCTGAATGTGACTTTGCCAAATGGCGAGGAAAAAAGAATAGGAATCAACAGAATCCACCTGGAAGAAGATGCAGGGAAGAGCTTACACGATCAGGATGATCGCTTCTCTTTTGTAGACCTCAACCGGGCCGGAGTTCCATTAATAGAAATTGTGACCGAGCCGGATATCCGTTCTGCGGAAGAGGCTTCGGCATTATTATTAGAAATCAGGAAACTGGTACGCCACCTGGATGTGAGCGATGGGAATATGGAAGAAGGTAGCTTACGCTGCGATGCGAACATCTCGATCCGTAAATTCGGAACCAGTGAGTTCGGTACACGATGCGAAGTGAAAAACCTGAATTCTATCCGCAATGTCCGAAGAGCGATGGAATTTGAATTCAACCGTCAGCAGGAAGTAATTTCTGAGGGAGGGAAGATCATCCAGAGCACCTTAAACTTCGACGCAGACCAGGGAACAACTGCCCCGATGCGAACCAAAGAAGAAGCCAATGATTACCGCTATTTCCCTGATCCTGACCTTGCACCGATTCATGTCTCTGCCGAATGGCTGGCGCAGATTAAGTTCGATATGCCAGCATTACCAGCAGAAATCTCCAAGCAATTAGTTGCCGACTTTGGCGTTAATGCTTCTGAGGCGGCTATGCTTTCTGAAGACCGTGATTTGCTGAGCTATTTTAATGACGCTTTACCCATTGTAGGAAATAAGAAAAGTCTGGTAAACTGGCTTACGGGCTCGATTAGAGCATTGCTGAGTGAGCAGGAGATCAGCATTGCTGATTTTAAACTGCAGCCTGTACAGCTGGCCGAACTGATCAACCTTGTTGACGATAAAAAGGTTACCCAGCAGATTGCGTTACAGCAATTACTTCCAGAGCTGGTAAAAGATCCTAAAGCGGAAGCGATGGCGATAGCTGCATCTTTAAATCTATTGATTGTAGAGAACAGCGATGAATTGTCCGGCTTTGTAGATGAGGTACTCGCGAAATTTGATGCACAGGTACAAGCCTATAAAAAAGGAAAAAAAGGAGTGCTCGGTCTGTTTGTCGGCGAGGTGATGAAACTGGCCAAAGGAAAAGCAGATGCCCAGAAAATAAACGAATTGTTACAAGATAAATTAAAGTAA
- a CDS encoding helix-turn-helix transcriptional regulator, whose translation MKIKSKIEGAEDWLFIEEIPEMYVANTPLSEKNINIKMPAVNKLINYQLSSGGLFLVHSTMQFNENVKVLSEVEGETITSQFIFYGTSPTSEKGASKNSRRMGSRHNIRYIPSLKGKYPMVPGVEYKYFLLVLSKAYYFHLIDQHSLLHTDFVKEILKGKFTSFVAKDLSVTPEMRRVINDICECKRAGDLKRMHTESKILELLMLQLEQMQSGVEVEKYQIKPDDLKKIEHAREVLDAGYRYPPTIIELSKITALNEFKLKRGFKEYFGITIYGYVTRLRMEEAKRLILEERMSIGQVAAAVGFNHQSHLTDAFKRYFGILPSEVSFGQES comes from the coding sequence ATGAAAATTAAATCAAAGATAGAAGGAGCGGAAGACTGGTTGTTCATCGAAGAGATTCCTGAAATGTATGTGGCCAATACGCCGCTTTCAGAAAAGAATATCAATATAAAAATGCCTGCTGTAAATAAACTGATCAACTATCAGCTGAGTTCTGGTGGCTTATTTCTGGTTCATTCCACCATGCAGTTCAATGAAAATGTTAAAGTGCTTTCGGAAGTGGAGGGGGAGACAATTACTTCTCAGTTTATCTTTTATGGAACAAGTCCGACCAGCGAAAAAGGTGCTTCAAAGAATAGCAGGAGGATGGGGAGCAGGCACAATATCCGGTATATTCCTTCTTTAAAAGGAAAATACCCTATGGTTCCTGGTGTAGAATATAAATACTTTCTGCTGGTACTCTCTAAAGCCTATTATTTTCATTTGATTGATCAGCATTCCCTGCTGCATACCGATTTCGTAAAGGAAATTCTCAAAGGAAAATTCACTTCTTTTGTAGCCAAAGATCTTTCCGTAACTCCGGAAATGCGCAGGGTTATCAACGATATTTGCGAGTGTAAGCGGGCAGGAGATTTGAAAAGAATGCATACAGAATCTAAGATTCTGGAACTGCTGATGCTGCAGCTGGAACAAATGCAATCTGGTGTGGAGGTCGAAAAATACCAGATCAAACCTGATGACCTGAAGAAAATAGAACATGCACGTGAGGTGTTGGATGCAGGCTATCGCTATCCCCCTACGATCATAGAATTGTCGAAAATCACCGCTTTAAATGAGTTCAAACTGAAGCGTGGCTTTAAAGAGTATTTCGGAATCACTATTTACGGTTATGTGACGCGCTTGCGGATGGAAGAGGCGAAAAGACTGATTCTGGAAGAAAGGATGAGCATAGGCCAGGTGGCTGCAGCAGTAGGTTTTAACCACCAGAGTCACCTGACAGATGCCTTTAAGCGGTATTTTGGAATCTTGCCCAGCGAGGTGAGTTTTGGCCAGGAATCCTGA
- a CDS encoding DUF6686 family protein, producing MCKTRVLSAKGDTVISSCMGCKMYYLWHNNLLLNFSIDAFEAFRGVVFSLPFHKNSLPFPDQEERIILHTPNDDICFAFCYEEFESFKLAIDESIYMNEVYQLMSK from the coding sequence ATGTGCAAAACGAGAGTGTTAAGTGCCAAAGGAGATACAGTAATCAGCAGCTGTATGGGATGTAAAATGTATTATCTGTGGCATAATAATTTGTTGCTAAATTTCAGTATTGATGCCTTTGAAGCATTTAGAGGGGTGGTTTTTAGTCTGCCTTTTCATAAAAATAGCTTGCCATTCCCAGATCAGGAAGAGCGGATCATCCTGCATACCCCTAATGACGACATTTGCTTTGCCTTTTGTTATGAGGAATTTGAAAGTTTTAAACTCGCCATTGACGAATCGATTTATATGAATGAGGTGTATCAGCTGATGAGTAAATAA
- a CDS encoding S41 family peptidase → MSISYPFHIPLRLALLLVLSVFYSCKKNSVTPSDLPVSPLTGSRTEFTLDSIYLYATQTYLWNDALPAYGDFNPRQYQGTTDLKAFNALVFGLSQLKINPENGLAYERSFTPGQAKYSFIQASGSRSVSLAAGSLNQLAAVSLNGKGADLGLNIAAFGTELRISYINPGSPAANAGLTRACRILAINGQPATLSIAQNAIGLNSINLQLEKTDGSLANVTLSTSNYQSSPVLKTAALSAGNEHVGYIALSDFNTLSSSKYLLDQAFEVLAAAMPSTMIVDLRYNKGGYVETAAYVANLIANSGLNGKTMYVERYNEMLQQGKATYLKNQPYFDEQGNPVELNGKRATLFNVDYSLSGNTYAYAKKGSIESIRNVYFIVSGQTASASEMLINCLKPYLNVKLIGSHTYGKPVGFFGINIDQYTMYLPNFKIENAVGTGDYFNGFIPDQLEQDDLSKDFADPKEACVAAALSLVNGRSSGGALAKLALSAATQQSIPFPSTTFMESRARFNGMIKRKLKLK, encoded by the coding sequence ATGAGCATCAGTTATCCCTTTCATATTCCCCTCAGGCTGGCACTTTTATTAGTGCTGTCTGTGTTTTATAGCTGTAAGAAAAATTCGGTAACTCCAAGCGACTTACCGGTTTCGCCGTTAACAGGAAGCCGGACAGAATTTACGCTGGATTCTATTTACCTCTATGCGACGCAAACGTATTTATGGAATGATGCTTTACCTGCTTACGGGGATTTTAATCCGCGGCAGTATCAAGGGACTACTGACTTAAAGGCATTTAATGCGTTGGTTTTTGGCCTGAGCCAATTGAAAATTAATCCTGAAAATGGGCTTGCCTATGAAAGGTCTTTTACGCCAGGCCAAGCTAAGTATTCTTTTATACAGGCCTCAGGATCTCGTTCAGTAAGCCTTGCTGCGGGTAGTTTAAATCAGCTGGCTGCAGTTTCTTTGAACGGAAAAGGGGCCGATCTGGGTTTAAATATTGCGGCTTTTGGTACTGAGCTGAGGATTAGTTATATAAATCCAGGCTCCCCTGCAGCAAATGCGGGTTTAACTCGTGCCTGCCGGATTTTAGCTATTAATGGACAACCTGCAACTTTATCTATTGCTCAAAATGCAATTGGGTTAAACAGCATAAACTTGCAGTTGGAAAAAACAGATGGCAGCCTGGCAAATGTTACTTTATCGACCAGCAATTATCAAAGCAGTCCGGTGCTGAAAACCGCGGCTTTATCTGCCGGAAATGAACATGTTGGCTACATCGCCCTGTCTGATTTTAATACCCTATCCAGTTCAAAATATCTATTAGATCAGGCTTTTGAGGTTTTAGCAGCAGCGATGCCATCTACAATGATTGTCGACCTCAGGTACAACAAAGGTGGATACGTAGAAACTGCGGCTTATGTGGCCAATCTTATCGCCAATTCTGGCTTAAACGGAAAAACAATGTATGTGGAGCGTTACAATGAGATGCTTCAGCAGGGGAAAGCAACTTATCTGAAAAACCAGCCATATTTTGATGAACAGGGAAACCCGGTTGAGCTGAATGGAAAAAGGGCAACATTGTTCAATGTCGATTATAGTCTCAGCGGAAATACTTACGCTTATGCCAAAAAAGGGAGTATAGAAAGTATCAGAAATGTGTATTTCATTGTCAGTGGACAAACCGCCTCTGCCAGTGAAATGCTCATCAATTGTCTGAAACCATACCTCAATGTGAAATTAATCGGCAGTCATACTTACGGGAAACCAGTCGGTTTTTTTGGGATCAATATCGATCAGTATACGATGTATCTGCCCAATTTTAAAATAGAAAATGCAGTAGGAACTGGCGATTATTTCAATGGTTTTATCCCTGATCAACTGGAACAAGATGATTTATCGAAAGATTTTGCAGATCCGAAAGAGGCTTGTGTTGCTGCAGCGCTTTCGCTGGTTAATGGCAGATCTTCAGGAGGCGCTCTGGCGAAACTGGCGTTGTCAGCCGCCACTCAGCAAAGTATTCCCTTTCCATCCACCACTTTTATGGAATCCAGGGCTAGGTTTAATGGAATGATCAAAAGAAAATTAAAGTTGAAATAA
- a CDS encoding HmuY family protein: MNMLNYFKKHSCLLMIGLMVTMVSACSKDDDPGTTEPVIEPGTVAFYKIQRVDNLAAETDDNNPTVPKKAVYFSLEDKQEVPLNMAKTHRWDMGLSGLYNSFVSGNNGDNTTNFGSGGPGKGGVMIVVKPFNEVVDIPADSEFKTGAGAIGTDNLGDFGEGIGWYIYDFGGGIIGDKSFEKSHVAYALGNPIKMVNGNTAPARTLIVRTSRGNYAKIKMISCYKDTYSPELWFRNTPHMYFSFEYVLVPKGSTKFEVK; encoded by the coding sequence ATGAATATGCTTAACTACTTCAAAAAACATAGCTGCCTGCTGATGATAGGCTTGATGGTCACGATGGTCAGTGCTTGTTCGAAAGATGATGATCCAGGGACTACAGAACCGGTTATAGAGCCAGGTACAGTAGCCTTTTATAAAATTCAGCGGGTAGATAATCTGGCTGCGGAAACCGACGATAATAACCCCACAGTGCCTAAAAAGGCGGTTTATTTTAGCCTGGAGGATAAACAGGAAGTGCCTTTGAATATGGCCAAAACCCATCGCTGGGACATGGGATTAAGTGGTTTGTACAACAGTTTTGTGTCCGGAAATAACGGAGATAATACAACCAATTTCGGCTCCGGAGGTCCAGGGAAGGGTGGGGTAATGATCGTTGTAAAGCCTTTTAATGAGGTGGTTGATATTCCTGCAGATTCTGAGTTTAAAACGGGCGCCGGGGCGATCGGAACAGATAATCTGGGTGATTTTGGCGAAGGAATAGGCTGGTATATCTATGATTTCGGAGGTGGAATCATTGGGGATAAAAGCTTTGAAAAATCGCACGTTGCTTATGCGCTGGGTAATCCAATTAAAATGGTAAATGGAAATACAGCGCCGGCAAGAACGCTGATTGTCCGTACCTCCAGAGGGAATTATGCCAAGATCAAAATGATCAGCTGCTATAAAGACACCTATAGTCCGGAGCTGTGGTTTAGAAATACACCACACATGTACTTCAGTTTTGAGTACGTATTGGTTCCGAAAGGCAGCACCAAATTCGAAGTTAAATAA
- a CDS encoding HmuY family protein, whose product MNKSLKSAFLVLLSILTLASCTKKENKPELEDGKSAVIKDLPGDVGNTVGSGKPFEPFYFSIKTGAKVPATEKLTVAWDLAFAREYNSYVSINNGADANSLGFGGPGKGAMIVVNQAYDQLKTAPSDAEFSANGISSTGIDVGNGNGWFFYEMNTHIAVPVKNRTFVIRTADGKFAKLELISMYKGAPKVVSDLSWPAPYFTFRYFLQSDGSRNLSTKD is encoded by the coding sequence ATGAACAAAAGTTTAAAATCGGCATTCCTGGTATTGCTCAGCATCCTGACACTGGCTTCCTGCACGAAGAAGGAAAATAAGCCTGAACTGGAAGACGGAAAAAGCGCCGTAATTAAGGACCTCCCTGGTGATGTAGGCAATACCGTAGGCAGCGGGAAGCCTTTCGAGCCTTTTTATTTCAGCATTAAAACTGGAGCGAAAGTACCTGCCACTGAAAAATTAACTGTTGCCTGGGACCTGGCATTTGCCAGAGAATACAATTCTTATGTGTCTATCAATAATGGTGCTGATGCCAATAGTCTGGGTTTTGGTGGCCCAGGTAAAGGAGCGATGATAGTTGTTAATCAGGCCTATGATCAATTGAAAACTGCCCCCTCAGATGCGGAGTTTAGTGCAAATGGAATCAGCAGCACCGGTATCGATGTTGGCAATGGCAACGGCTGGTTTTTCTATGAGATGAACACGCATATCGCGGTTCCCGTAAAAAACAGAACGTTTGTGATTCGAACTGCAGATGGAAAATTTGCAAAGCTGGAACTGATCAGTATGTACAAAGGAGCGCCGAAAGTGGTGAGTGATCTGAGCTGGCCGGCACCTTATTTTACTTTCCGCTATTTCCTGCAGAGCGATGGCAGCAGAAACCTATCCACCAAAGATTAA
- a CDS encoding TonB-dependent receptor encodes MISLSAGKNYLLLLLIFLTNAGFAKDIKGRLTGIVYDDANKALSGITVALEPDRKRALTDAKGNFQMDQLYPGTYSLRISAIGFQTYTQEVEVLSGQKNTITIRLFRKNESLKEVSVNGVHGNPDNFIDMTRTTMPSTVITRKEIEQMGSRRLDEVLKEQTGLAIVSDIGAGNRAVGLQMQGFDSGYTMIMIDGQPMVGRNSGNFDLSRVTVSDIERIEIIKGASSCLFGSEALAGVVNIVTRKNITQPQGLAAIRYGSFNMLDATLEGETPFAGKKGSVYVSGNYYRTDGFNSNPYLEEGKTAPPFDSYSFQSRGRYLLNEISSLSFNGRYANRHSVNDISYGVSPSKDILDEHDLNASLSLNNNFRNGTKWRTQYYLTRYQTAQDVTDLNTNTLIPGSRFKQFLHRLETQGSHQFFETLNITGGLGAAFEILDNSYYRGKKNMSNYFAYGQADWSLSSSLNMTAGARFDYHDKYGSKLNPSVGLRYQPFDKLTLRASIGTGFKTPSFQQLYMVFTNVQTGYTVFGAEEFWREIQLLKEAGQIMSIFPIANQIGTLRPERSVSYSGGFAYQPISSIKLDVNVFYNDMRNFISAEPVAIKTNQQQVFSYINVAKAYTAGTEIGMSWKATKELSLSAGYQLLYAVDLGIVEAIKNGTGLYAQVYDGVNPPRRSKRSDYFGMANRSRHMANIRASYEHVPSGITGSFRINYRSKYGFTEANSANLFIDPYDTYVPSYFLFNAALQKSFYRKHLQLQLTVDNLMDYRDQLMPSQQGRAIIAGISWRFFKG; translated from the coding sequence ATGATCTCTCTTAGTGCTGGAAAAAATTACTTATTACTGTTACTGATCTTCCTGACCAATGCTGGTTTTGCAAAGGACATTAAAGGAAGGCTGACAGGGATCGTCTATGACGACGCTAATAAGGCGCTTTCCGGAATAACTGTAGCCTTAGAGCCCGATAGGAAACGTGCTTTAACAGACGCTAAAGGAAATTTCCAGATGGATCAGTTGTATCCAGGCACTTATTCACTTCGTATTTCGGCAATAGGTTTTCAAACTTACACGCAGGAAGTAGAAGTTTTATCAGGCCAAAAGAACACGATTACGATCAGGCTGTTTCGCAAAAACGAATCTCTAAAGGAAGTCAGCGTGAATGGTGTACATGGCAATCCAGATAATTTTATTGACATGACCCGTACTACCATGCCCAGCACGGTGATCACCAGAAAAGAAATTGAGCAAATGGGAAGTCGCAGACTGGACGAAGTTTTAAAAGAACAAACGGGATTGGCGATCGTGAGTGATATTGGTGCTGGAAATAGGGCGGTAGGCCTGCAGATGCAGGGTTTCGACAGTGGGTACACGATGATCATGATTGATGGGCAGCCGATGGTGGGTCGAAACAGTGGTAATTTCGATCTTTCCAGAGTAACGGTATCGGATATCGAGAGAATCGAAATCATTAAAGGTGCTTCTTCCTGTTTGTTTGGCAGTGAAGCCCTGGCAGGGGTGGTTAACATCGTGACGCGTAAAAATATTACACAGCCACAGGGGTTGGCCGCAATCCGCTATGGCAGTTTTAACATGCTGGATGCTACGCTGGAAGGAGAAACACCTTTTGCCGGCAAAAAAGGATCAGTTTACGTATCGGGGAATTATTACCGCACGGACGGTTTTAACTCAAATCCTTACCTGGAAGAGGGCAAAACGGCACCTCCTTTTGATAGCTATTCCTTCCAGAGCCGTGGGCGTTACCTTTTAAATGAGATCAGCAGCCTGAGTTTTAACGGCCGGTATGCCAATAGACATTCAGTGAATGATATTTCTTATGGGGTTTCTCCCAGCAAAGATATTTTAGATGAGCATGATTTGAATGCTTCGCTTTCCTTGAACAATAACTTCAGAAATGGGACTAAATGGAGAACGCAATATTACCTGACGAGGTATCAAACTGCGCAGGATGTGACCGATTTAAATACCAATACCCTCATTCCGGGAAGTCGGTTTAAACAATTTCTGCACCGGTTGGAAACGCAAGGCAGTCATCAGTTTTTTGAAACGCTAAATATAACCGGTGGTCTGGGTGCAGCCTTTGAAATTTTAGACAATTCCTATTACCGTGGCAAAAAGAACATGAGCAATTACTTTGCTTATGGGCAGGCAGACTGGAGCTTATCCTCCAGCCTCAACATGACTGCTGGTGCGCGTTTTGATTACCATGATAAATATGGCTCTAAATTAAACCCAAGTGTAGGTTTGCGCTACCAGCCATTTGATAAACTGACACTAAGGGCATCGATAGGTACAGGTTTCAAAACCCCGAGTTTCCAGCAACTGTACATGGTGTTTACCAATGTGCAAACCGGTTATACCGTGTTTGGCGCAGAAGAGTTTTGGCGGGAAATCCAACTGCTAAAGGAAGCCGGACAGATCATGAGCATTTTCCCTATTGCCAATCAAATCGGTACGCTGAGGCCGGAAAGGTCGGTTTCTTATAGCGGAGGATTCGCTTATCAACCGATTTCCTCAATCAAACTCGATGTTAATGTTTTCTATAACGATATGAGGAATTTCATTAGTGCCGAGCCGGTAGCGATAAAAACAAACCAGCAGCAGGTATTTTCTTATATCAATGTAGCCAAAGCTTATACCGCCGGAACGGAAATTGGAATGAGCTGGAAAGCGACAAAAGAACTTAGTCTCTCCGCCGGTTACCAGTTGTTATATGCAGTCGATCTAGGTATTGTTGAAGCTATAAAAAATGGTACCGGTTTGTATGCCCAGGTTTATGATGGCGTAAATCCACCGAGACGCTCTAAAAGATCAGATTATTTTGGGATGGCCAACAGGTCCAGACACATGGCCAATATCAGGGCAAGCTATGAGCATGTGCCCTCTGGAATTACGGGTTCTTTTCGTATCAATTACCGCAGTAAATATGGCTTCACAGAAGCCAATAGTGCCAACCTGTTTATCGATCCTTATGATACGTATGTGCCCAGTTATTTCTTATTCAACGCGGCCCTGCAAAAAAGTTTTTATCGCAAACATTTACAACTGCAGCTGACTGTCGATAACCTGATGGATTACCGGGATCAGCTGATGCCCTCACAGCAGGGAAGGGCAATTATTGCCGGAATTAGCTGGAGGTTTTTTAAAGGTTAA
- a CDS encoding heme/hemin ABC transporter substrate-binding protein, giving the protein MTKTLHSTLLLLLCYVCSFATAPQRILTLSGAITETVDALGLGNQIVAVDVTSIYPAYAAKLPRVSQNRVLSAEGIISFSPDLVIAPEGDISKAIAYQLKSADIQVLSIKQEFSPNGSIKFIRAVAAAVGQSPKGEVLVKQLSSNLQQTLADISKNPKHPKVLFVYARGTGVMMVAGKNTNMDAMISLAGGKNAAQGFSNYKPYTTEALVNANPDLILMFDFGYKSLGGINSILKMPGVSLTNAGKNKRIVQMDGELLTGFTVRLPQAIKELNSKW; this is encoded by the coding sequence ATGACCAAAACACTTCATTCTACACTATTGCTGCTCCTATGTTATGTCTGTTCTTTTGCGACGGCTCCTCAGCGAATCCTCACTTTAAGCGGCGCCATCACAGAAACTGTAGATGCTTTAGGTTTAGGAAATCAAATTGTAGCCGTAGATGTAACGAGCATCTACCCTGCTTATGCAGCCAAATTACCTAGAGTAAGTCAAAACAGGGTTTTATCTGCGGAAGGGATCATTTCCTTTTCCCCAGACCTGGTGATTGCGCCAGAAGGAGACATTTCGAAAGCAATTGCGTATCAGTTAAAATCAGCAGATATTCAGGTGCTCAGCATCAAGCAGGAATTTTCGCCAAACGGCAGCATAAAATTCATCAGAGCAGTTGCAGCAGCAGTCGGACAAAGCCCAAAAGGCGAAGTTTTAGTCAAACAGCTTTCTTCAAATTTACAGCAGACCCTGGCCGACATCAGTAAAAACCCGAAGCATCCAAAAGTACTTTTTGTGTATGCACGTGGTACTGGCGTAATGATGGTAGCCGGTAAAAACACCAATATGGATGCGATGATCAGCCTTGCTGGTGGAAAAAATGCGGCACAGGGCTTTTCTAATTACAAGCCTTATACTACAGAAGCGCTGGTGAACGCGAATCCAGACCTGATTTTGATGTTTGATTTCGGATATAAAAGCCTTGGAGGAATCAACAGTATTTTAAAAATGCCTGGTGTATCGCTCACCAATGCTGGAAAAAACAAAAGAATAGTGCAGATGGACGGGGAATTGTTAACAGGTTTTACGGTAAGATTGCCACAGGCCATCAAAGAATTAAACAGTAAATGGTAA
- a CDS encoding FecCD family ABC transporter permease: MVIRKASLYIALTLALLLAAAFSLGLGAVKIPVTDVMVILVKKLGFFSEYTISIQHEGVMNIVRLPRVLLGILVGAALGISGAAVQGIFRNPLAEPGLIGISAGASLMAVIVIVLEMALFAGLSNLLGYYLLAFGAFVGAGIAAMVVYQISRTDGKSNVATMLLAGIAINALAGALTGLITYMADDQQLRNITFWMLGSLAGATWETVIAILPFVLLPVFILPYMGKALNAFALGETQANQIGLRVNRIKRNVVILSTLAVGASVAVSGIIGFVGLLVPHTIRLLIGVDNKYVLPASALMGALMLTLADMLCRTIIAPIELPIGVITALLGTPLFLYILIKDKKKLIL; encoded by the coding sequence ATGGTAATCAGAAAAGCAAGCTTATATATTGCGCTAACTCTTGCCTTGCTGCTTGCCGCCGCCTTTTCATTGGGATTAGGAGCCGTTAAGATCCCGGTAACTGATGTAATGGTTATTCTGGTTAAAAAACTAGGATTTTTCAGCGAATACACAATTTCCATACAGCATGAGGGCGTCATGAATATTGTACGCCTGCCAAGGGTATTGCTGGGAATCCTGGTCGGCGCTGCATTGGGCATCTCCGGTGCCGCTGTACAAGGTATTTTCCGTAATCCACTTGCAGAACCCGGATTGATTGGAATTTCGGCCGGCGCTTCCTTAATGGCAGTGATCGTGATCGTCTTAGAAATGGCGCTATTTGCCGGATTGAGCAATTTACTCGGTTATTATTTACTGGCATTTGGTGCTTTCGTAGGCGCAGGAATTGCGGCAATGGTGGTGTATCAAATTTCCCGTACAGATGGGAAATCAAATGTGGCCACGATGCTGCTGGCAGGCATTGCCATCAATGCTTTAGCCGGTGCATTAACAGGGCTGATTACTTATATGGCAGACGATCAGCAATTGCGAAACATCACCTTTTGGATGCTGGGAAGCCTGGCTGGAGCCACCTGGGAGACTGTAATTGCCATTCTTCCTTTTGTGCTGCTGCCGGTTTTCATCCTTCCTTATATGGGAAAAGCGCTCAATGCTTTTGCTTTAGGAGAGACGCAGGCCAACCAAATTGGATTGCGGGTAAACCGGATTAAGCGTAATGTGGTGATTCTTTCTACCCTCGCCGTTGGCGCCTCAGTAGCCGTATCTGGGATCATTGGATTTGTCGGCTTGCTGGTACCGCATACGATCAGACTCCTGATTGGTGTCGACAATAAATATGTGCTGCCTGCATCTGCATTGATGGGTGCTTTAATGCTGACCTTAGCTGATATGCTTTGCAGGACGATCATTGCCCCCATTGAGTTACCAATCGGTGTCATCACCGCCTTATTAGGTACGCCGCTCTTCCTTTATATATTAATTAAAGATAAAAAGAAACTGATTTTATAA